The genomic region GAATCTGGCCCTGTTCCCATTTCTGTCCCCACCTATATAGTCCCATTGATTCCTTCCCACAGCCCTTCATGCACTGAACAAGCGCATCTGCATAGGGGCAGGGGGATAGCCTCATAAATTGGGGCTTTCATTCCTTTCGATGCCTTCCTCCCTGGGACGCTCTGAACCATTATCAGTAGATCCAGCTAGTATTTATTTGGTAACTTTATACTTCTTATTCTCTCCTTATTCTCTCTTAtggtcccttttctccatattcccTTCCAGAGTTTTAATCATCTTTTCTCTAGTCCTAATAGTTGCAGATGGTCTAGAGCTTCAGAAGGAAACAAATCTTACCTGAGTAGTGGGAAAAGCTAAGGCAAGAAAGACTTTATGCTTACCCTTTCTTATAGAATGGAAACCTGGATCTTTTTGAGGGTGAAAACAAGTGGGGTAGGAGGAGGGCTATCTTAATGGAGCGACAGGGGAGTGTATTGGTTCCCTGTACTCAGAGTAGTACAGAGTACTACTCAGAGTAGTACAGAGTAGTACTCAGAGTAGTTCCTGGGGGGCTCTTAAGGATAGGGAGATCTAGCCTAGAGACACCTTTATGGAACCATTTGGGGAGGAGTATGAGAAGTCACAAGGAGCAGGTGATGAATATGGCCCCTCTCAATTTCTTTGGTTGCTCCATTCCTTGCTGCCTTTAGGGAAGATTTTAATTTGAGTCAGTGTGGAGAAATACATACCTTAAGCTTCTTCTGGATATCATTTGGTGCTCCATTTTCATGCATAGGAAGCCACAAGTGCCAAGATATTAGGCCAGTCTCatgtgaaatattcagaataataGCCAGATAAATTTAATATGATTAAATATAATCAAATTAGAATATAGTTTAGCTAATAGATCTTCAGGAAGGAGATACATTGTTATGAACATAGGCCATTACAACGTGGTGAATTTTAAGGAAGTATTTTAAGGTTAAAATTTGAGTAAGTAgaagtggaagggaagggaaattcAGGTAAATAGAGAAGGAGCAAAATcttgggggaaaggaaaaaatataacacAGGTAAGGGCACAAATGCCACTTGTATGGAAATGGTAGAATGAGGTCAGAAAGGTATGGTGGGGCCAAATTTTGGGAGTAGGGTGATGGAGGCAGGGTGAAGcctctattgttttgtttttttaaatatttatttattttgagacagagagacagagagaaaaaggcagagagacagagtgacccaagaatcccaaataggctctgcactgtcagtgcagatcccgatacagggtttgaactcacgaaccgtgagatcatgacctgagctgaaaccaagagtcagatgcttaattgactgagccacccaggcgcctctgtctCTGTTGGTTCCAGAAGCATGACTGACACAGAAGGTCTACATGCTAATGAGGCATCAAGGGTCAGAAGTCATTCCTACACTCAAGTGAGCATTCTCTGGGAGAACTTGCCTGTGGAGAGTCCCATGGTTTAGAACTTGATGCTCTCTTGTATGCTCTCCATGCACACTCAGAGATCCTTTCTGTTCCTGTCACTTTCAGCAGACTCATCAGCTTCTGAGTCATTATAGAGAGGACTCTAAAGTGCATCATGACTCACACCAACTTTACCATCTTTCACCCTGCAGTTTTTGTCCTACTGGGCATCCCTGGATGGGAGGCTTACCACATTTGGCTGTCAATACCCCTCTGCCTCATGTATATCACTGCCATTGTGGGGAACAGCATCCTGATAGTGGTCATCATCACAGAACGTAATCTTCATGAGCCCATGTACTTCTTTCTCTCCATGCTGGCCATCACGGACATCCTGCTGTCCACCACTACCGTACCCAAGGCTCTAGCCATCTTTTGGCTCCATGCCCATGACATTGCCTTTGATGCCTGTGTCACCCAAGTTTTCTTTGTCCATGTGATGTTTGTGGGGGAGTCAGCCATCCTATTAGCCATGGCCTTTGACCGCTTTGTGGCCATCTGTGTCCCCCTGCATTATACAGCCGTGCTAACATGGCGTGTTGTGGGAAGGATTGGTCTGGCCATTGTCACCAGAAGTTTCTGCATCATCTTCCCAGTGATCTTCTTATTGAAGCGGCTGCCCTTCTGCCGGACCAACATTGTCCCCCATTCCTATTGTGAGCATATTGGAGTGGCCCGCTTGGCCTGTGCTGACATCACCATTAACATCTGGTACGGCTTCTCAGTGCCCATTGTCATGGTCATCGTGGATGTGATCCTAATTGCTGTGTCTTACTCACTGATCCTCCGAGCCGTGTTTCGTTTGCCCTCCCAGGATGCCCAGCACAAGGCCCTTAGCACTTGTGGCTCCCACCTCTGTGTCATCCTCATGTTTTATGTTCCATCCTTCTTTACATTATTGACCCACCGCTTTGGACATAACATTCCTCGACATGTCCATATTCTGCTGGCCAATCTTTATGTGGTGGTGCCACCAATGCTCAATCCCATTGTCTATGGTGTGAAGACTAAGCAGATCCGGGAGGGTGTAGCCCACCGGTTCTTTGACATCAGGACTTGGTGCTGTGCTTCccctctgggctaatggctcctCAGGAATCTGTCCTCCAAGCTTTATCAAGGAAATTAAGTGTGAAATACAGGGATTTCCTGGACTAAGAGGgcttttacttctcttcctctttttcttcgtGGACCTTCTTTGTGGTCCTcctccaacttttcttttttcctcttctggttcttcatctttgccttcttctcctgtttctttgtattctttatctTCTTCTCTTCTCACACCCCTCCTCCACAACCCAGGAATAATAACTAAGCATACATGCTTCTGATGTGAACATTTGGTATCTTCAGTAGACCAGACGTACtccagaaacacagagaactgaACATAACATGAAGTGAGTTATGAGTACATGGATAAAAAGTTTTAACATCTGAAGAGattacagtttctttcttttttttttatctccaaatGTGCGTTGATTCTTTGTACAAACTCAAGTAGCTCTTCACTCACTTTTATAATGGCagttgtttttgaaaaacagtcATACGTGTCCTTCAGCCACCTGGAAAACTGCTCATTCTTCAAATTTCAGATCAAGAACTACTTTCCCTGAAAACTCTTTCCTGACTTTTCCAGGCAGTCCAAGGTTCCTATCTTTGTACACTGATTGCATCTTGTACAAATCTCAAAATGTATGTAGTAAATTGTAataggttgtttatttatttgtacccCTAACTGATTGTAAATTCCTTGAAATCAGAAGAGTATGTGTCATTCATATTTGTACTCTCAGTGCATTATAAAATGCCTGGGacacaataaatgtttgaaaaatgaatgGGAGCACAACTACCCAATTACCTCCTGATGTTAGAACAGCATTTCTCTTATGCACTTAAATGATCAGCTAAATTAGTCCACACACCAGGGATGAGTAAACCAGTTCCTCACAAAGTCACTTTGGTGTCAGGGAAGTAAACAAGCTGCAGATTGCAGAGTTTCTTCTTGCATGTTTGCTGTAACACAGACATCAGGGAATAGACTAGAGTAGGAGGAAACAGgtcactcttgatttcctcttctaACCTTGCTCCTACCCTTCTCATTATTAGTAATTATAGCACATTGTTCCTGGACAGGTTAGCAAAGTTGGAGTAGTCTCTTGGAGTTCACAGTCTTGACCTTCATTCTTTCATGCTTTTTCAGAAAAGGTCATGTACACTCATTTCTTCAACCACCACTGATGCAAATGAGTACAACATCTCTTTCTCCATCCTAGAACTCTTTTTGGGGGTATTAGATGTGTAAATCTACATATTAACTGGATATCTCCTCCAGAATGTAGAACTATATCATTCAGGCTAGCTTTTCCTCCCGTTCCATTCCTTTTCTTAGGAACTAGATTATGATGATTCCAGCAACTACATTGAGCTGGAAACCCTGGGggaatttctcaaattcttctcTGTCctgttcctcaagaagttaatgATTGTTACCAATATTGATTGTACCACTAAATAGCTATGTGGATAATACTTGGAGTCCTGTCAGGATTAAAGCATTGCCCCTATTGCTTTCTAGCTGTATGAATATGTGAAACATATTTCATCGGTAAAATAGGGATAGTAATaatatctcatagggttgttgagaggattaagtgaaataaaccatatatGTAGTAATTAACACAATCCTTGTCTCATCATAAGTATctgagaaatatttcattaatgcTAAGTTCTTAGTATTGTTAGTCTTCTTTGTAACATTGCCTCTACCAATTAATTATGTCTGTTATCATCTTTCACCTCAGATACTGCATTAGCTTCTTAattgatttcattgttttcagtcttttacaCTGTAACCTAAACTACCAATTGACTCGAAGTTAAACATTCTAAAAGGCATGGCTAATGATACTGCTTTCTGTCAAATACTTTCAAGTAATCTTCATTACTTATAgaactgttttccatagaatATTCTACAGAAATAGCGGATATCATAatggatatttaataaaaaagtttcATGGTCAAATAACTGAAAAATGCTTACACTCTGTGGTCATGCACATGTCTGTCCAAGGGAAGGCTAGAGTTTGCAGCGTATCTCCACACTAAAGTGACCATTGATACTTGTGTCCACATCCATATAATTTTTCTGAGAGCACTTCACTTTATATCTCTAAAATAACCTACTGTTCCATTAGCCACAGTTTAGAAATCATGGGACTACAGGGTAATTTCTAAACTAAGCATTAACTTCATAATCTAGTCCTAACTGACTTTTCCATTACTATCTCAAAACACACCATATAGTAATacatagataataataataattaaaacaataccTAATGTTTATTAAGAGATTAATCTATTCTGGGAACCATGTTAAGTGCTCTGCTGCATtagcttatttaatccttatacaGCCTTATGAGATAGTACCTTTGCTATCTCTGTTTTATACACAGGGGCACCCAAGGTTCAGAGAGGATGAGTAATTAAAGCCATTCAGCTGGCAAATGGTAGAATATTGATGTCAATTCCTTTTTGAAGTCTTCGCCAATACCCCCCGAGTCAGAGGTGATAACTTTGTCCTCTGGTTCTCCACAGCAATGACATTAATGGTTTCAACTGAATATTAATTACTCTATGAAGTCATCAAAACTTGGGTTCTGTGAGAGTAGAGAATATGTCTTACTCATCACTATAGTTCCAGCATCTAGCATAGGGTTCCCTATGTATATTTATAGATTGACTAATTTGAAATGTTGGTGAGATGTTTGACCTCTGGACCCTTCACTGTTAAATATTGTCTAATTTATGACTGAAAATCATTtggacggacacacacacacacacacacacacaccacttaatTCCTTGTGATCTATTATTTCTTCTACATCTCCACAGGTTTCTATGTACATTGAGGTCTAGCAGGTATAGGCAGGGTTTTAATGTTCTATGTATTGACTAGCAGCAACTCAAATCCAGTCTGTCCATATCTTAGCCAGAGACATGGAGTCATTAACAGGTGCTGTGTGTACAGACTGCTGCAGGTAGGACATAGATTGCCCACCCACTCTGGTTCCTGGGTGAGTGAACTCTGGAGATTAGTCCTCCTGGGGTCTGCTTCTGTCTAATTGAACCAGACACACCCTAAAGACCTAGTGGAATAGAAGCTCTCTTCTTGCCCAAGGGATTCCTGTGGATGAGGTTCAAATACTGTCTGTCCTATTTTGCTCCAGCGTCTGCATCTGTCTGGTTCTTTCACATGTTGGGGAAGAACTTTCTCTTGATCTTGGGTAAGTTTCTGGGAAGGTGATAAATATTTGGTTCTCAAGAATTTTAGGTTTTCCTGAAATGAACTGAATAAACTATTGATTCAGATGAGATCTTCTTGAGTCCTCTGGATAATGTAGTATAAGTACACACTTGACCTCTTAAACTGCTGCAGAGATTTTGACTATGCAGAGCGGGGAGTATggctgattttttcccccagaattaaagtggtttaaaaaatattgaacacTGAAAAGTAAGTGTATTAAAACTCAAAGCATTAAGTttaaatatactatttatataaaagttAGAATTTATTATACTTTTACTGGCTTTGGTGGGAGAAATTCATAGATAATGctgccaaaataaaattagggaaaaaatgaaCCATTAAAatcacatacaacacacacatatatataggtgctcccattttcccttttgtcttgGGCTCTGATATGGTTCAGTACAGCATGGTCAATTCTGTCTTtactttaaattttgatatattgttcatcatggatattttgcattaattttgatttaaaaattgtattaaaatattacttatgcTGTTTACTGATATTTTGGTGCCTGCTTACATTTTTCGCTGAGCTAAGTTCTCACTCATTTCCCTTTAGTCCTGATCTTAGGAGACTCAACACCTGGACGGCAGAGCA from Panthera uncia isolate 11264 chromosome D1, Puncia_PCG_1.0, whole genome shotgun sequence harbors:
- the LOC125916720 gene encoding olfactory receptor 52B2 — its product is MTHTNFTIFHPAVFVLLGIPGWEAYHIWLSIPLCLMYITAIVGNSILIVVIITERNLHEPMYFFLSMLAITDILLSTTTVPKALAIFWLHAHDIAFDACVTQVFFVHVMFVGESAILLAMAFDRFVAICVPLHYTAVLTWRVVGRIGLAIVTRSFCIIFPVIFLLKRLPFCRTNIVPHSYCEHIGVARLACADITINIWYGFSVPIVMVIVDVILIAVSYSLILRAVFRLPSQDAQHKALSTCGSHLCVILMFYVPSFFTLLTHRFGHNIPRHVHILLANLYVVVPPMLNPIVYGVKTKQIREGVAHRFFDIRTWCCASPLG